In Bubalus bubalis isolate 160015118507 breed Murrah chromosome 3, NDDB_SH_1, whole genome shotgun sequence, a genomic segment contains:
- the C3H8orf58 gene encoding uncharacterized protein C8orf58 homolog codes for MLGRRRVFAVEPLGGQDGAGEDLAHGCVVPGVISTYRQIPDVAPVCSSDSWKRQDQLRGPQGQVPLLKLGSQDSGVEMAVGDSSPATSPSFSQDSLNFEPLESAESLALGALEPPAHLSRLLASRKLEQVLERSHQLSVPPTSLSQHCHSPKLLPKCEMPHSEARGPEATEAESDLEDGLEQAEVVEDLGPEACSGLLGQGLRYLEHLCAVLEQVANLQQLCLQLQTQRGPADPEEEEETTLAPSPLPSYAPGNEVRGPWEWLSQTEETGAKTASPPKVGAPSASPPRLSEALTEPAHTSSSQEHKGDRSHWNKVKVLLNRIRWGSPRPAELATSADGPVPRIASRNLPEKPLGHPLQKTFMPSLVVKKKQDKNLSVH; via the exons ATGCTGGGCCGGCGGCGCGTCTTCGCCGTGGAGCCGCTGGGCGGCCAGG ATGGGGCTGGTGAGGACCTGGCACATGGTTGTGTAGTGCCTGGAGTCATCAGCACCTACAGGCAGATCCCAGATGTGGCTCCAGTTTGCTCATCAGACTCCTGGAAGAGGCAAGACCAGCTGAGAGGTCCCCAGGGGCAGGTGCCGCTTCTCAAACTGGGCTCCCAGGACTCAGGAGTGGAGATGGCGGTTGGGGACAGCTCCCCGGCCACCTCACCCAGCTTTTCTCAAGACTCTCTGAACTTTGAGCCCCTGGAGAGCGCTGAGTCCCTAGCCCTTGGTGCCCTGGAGCCTCCTGCCCACCTAAGCCGGCTTCTAGCCAGCCGTAAGCTGGAGCAGGTGCTGGAGCGCTCCCACCAGCTCTCAGTTCCCCCTACCAGCTTGTCACAACACTGCCACTCCCCAAAGTTGTTGCCTAAGTGTGAAATGCCCCATTCTGAAGCAAGGGGACCGGAGGCCACTGAGGCAGAGAGTGATTTGGAGGATGGCCTGGAACAAGCAGAAGTG GTGGAGGACTTGGGGCCTGAAGCCTGCTCCGGCCTTCTAGGGCAGGGTCTTCGCTATCTGGAACACCTGTGCGCGGTGCTGGAGCAGGTGGCAAATCTACAGCAGCTCTGTCTGCAGCTGCAGACTCAGAGGGGCCCTGCG GAtcctgaagaggaggaggagacaaccCTGGCGCCTTCACCTCTGCCTTCTTATGCCCCAGGCAATGAGGTGCGCGGACCGTGGGAATGGCTCAGCcagacagaggagacag GAGCAAAAACAGCTTCACCCCCAAAGGTAGGGGCGCCCAGTGCCAGCCCTCCCAGGCTGTCAGAGGCCCTGACAGAGCCAGCTCACACCTCATCCTCCCAGGAACACAAG GGGGATCGCTCCCACTGGAACAAAGTCAAGGTCCTGCTCAACCGGATCAGGTGGGGCAGCCCTCGACCTGCTGAACTTGCCACCTCTGCCGATGGTCCTGTCCCCAG GATTGCATCAAGGAACCTCCCTGAAAAGCCTCTGGGCCATCCCCTCCAGAAGACCTTTATGCCATCATTAGTGGTTAagaagaaacaagacaaaaacctCTCTGTACACTGA